From a region of the Triticum aestivum cultivar Chinese Spring chromosome 7D, IWGSC CS RefSeq v2.1, whole genome shotgun sequence genome:
- the LOC123165024 gene encoding probable protein phosphatase 2C 37 has product MFTGHTFLNPQMTCEPDITITTRTDDDDCLILASNGLWDVISNQKACNVAKKCLEDKSKCANAPVGKEEEVRCVCAAIRLSNLAINEHSLDDISVVVLDLKLRHDR; this is encoded by the exons ATGTTCACAGGGCATACATTCCTCAATCCTCAAATGACATGTGAGCCTGATATTACCATAACCACAAGGACGGACGACGACGACTGCCTGATCCTCGCAAGCAACGGGTTGTGGGATGTGATCTCAAACCAGAAGGCATGCAACGTCGCTAAGAAGTGCCTGGAAGACAAGAGCAAGTGTGCGAACGCGCCGGTAGGAAAGGAGGAAGAGGTTCGCTGTGTCTGTGCTGCTATCCGCCTATCAAATCTTGCCATCAACGAGCATAGCCTCGATGACATCAGCGTGGTCGTGCTTGATCTGAAG CTTAGACATGACAGGTAG